From Solanum stenotomum isolate F172 chromosome 2, ASM1918654v1, whole genome shotgun sequence:
GGTCTTGTTATCTTCCTCAATCCTGAGCCGAATCACAAGATTTTCAAGCTTCATTTCCTTACGTTTGTACTTTAGATAATTCTTGAAATCGTTCCACGAAGGAGGCAGCTTCTTGATTATTTCAGCCACTTGAAAAGCTTTATTTACTACCATATCTTTAGCATTCAGAtcatggaaaataagttgaagttcCTGCATTTGTGATCCAACAGTTTTATTATCTGacattttatagtctaaaaactTTGCGACCACAAAATTTTTCAAGCATGCATCTTTTgtcttatatttcttctcaagtGCATCCCACAATTCTTTCAAAGTTGTCATTGCACTATAGTTATTATGTAAGTCATCTTCTAAAGCACTCAAAATGTAGTCCTTACATAGGAAGTCTGCCTGTTTTCATGCTTCAATAATCATGAAATTTTCTCGGTCTGGCATTTCAATAGCAGGCACTGGAGTTACGTCATTGGTAAATTTCTACAGACCAAAAGTGGTAAGCCAGAAAAATACCCGTTGCTGCCATCCTTTGAAATTCACACCAGAGAATTTTTCCAGTTTCTTTGCTGGTGGTACATCAGTTCGGGTTGGTACAGCAACAGTCACCGTCACATTATCATTTGCCATTTCAGAATCAGAATCTGTAAAAAACAGAAATTGATACAAATAACTCAGTAAGCAATAACTTAAATTGCAAACTTAATAGGAGTATAAAACCACGAAGGTTTTTGTCTCCACCagaaacacaaattaaaataaaataaaataatttccttaagattgttgctaatctgtgtttaaaacaaaattaccgatttcaataaactttgcagaaatACGAAGTAACCAAAGTTTTAATGAACCAGTAAAAACAGAAGAACAGAAAATAATTCAGAAcaactaaaatctgtaaaacatACCAGAATCTAGAAAAAGACAGAATGgaaaagatcaagcccactgaatgcatagtgtccccttaaggaaattattcccctttaatatccgaggtttgatttggaatatgtcctctcAAGATAGAATAAtttcaatcaccagtgtattgatacccaaaactctggtgtCAGTGAACCACTCAACAGTAGTAAAGTACATGAAGAAaccttgtgcagaagaagaagaaatcagaaaaattcgTAAGGAAAAAATCTGAAGAATTaatgtatttataggcaagaggaactggttccgaaaggttgcaacccTTTTAGAATCCAtacgaccattcatgaaagtttgcaacctttcaaacggtcatagttgttcctgaaagttgcaacctttcagaacagtcactTCCAACGgcgaaaaaatttaaataaaatgggtcgCATGCGGATCCGAGTCGTGTCGGTCAATTAACTGAATAATCGAAATGTTTTGGttattaactaaataattaaaataaactttgtccaaaaagtaatctctcg
This genomic window contains:
- the LOC125854718 gene encoding uncharacterized protein LOC125854718 codes for the protein MNGRMDSKRVATFRNQFLLPINTLILQIFSLRIFLISSSSAQGFFMYFTTVEWFTDTRVLGINTLILFIEIDSDSEMANDNVTVTVAVPTRTDVPPAKKLEKFSGVNFKGWQQRADFLCKDYILSALEDDLHNNYSAMTTLKELWDALEKKYKTKDACLKNFVVAKFLDYKMSDNKTVGSQMQELQLIFHDLNAKDMVVNKAFQVAEIIKKLPPSWNDFKNYLKYKRKEMKLENLVIRLRIEEDNKTAEKKFRKSSIIIGVNIVQEAPTKGKKRKKSNGQKSEQAKKKFKGNCYNCGKAGYKSSDYRAPRKDKDKDKGKANIVEEMEDADDLCAMISKCNLVGNPKE